In one Vulgatibacter incomptus genomic region, the following are encoded:
- a CDS encoding radical SAM protein yields the protein MNALPLAPPSRIVLQDLTEAGAIESLGALGATPSEARKVWSAAVKRRRLIGEIRQTAQVRRTVFDAVEAACATPRLEVIARRTDPADGFTKYLFGLEDGQRVEAVRIPIFDTHYVVCVSSQVGCALACDFCATGRMGFKRNLRPWEIVEQIFTIREEADRPVKGVVFMGMGEPFLNYRNVIAAAQILSAPAGGAIEGRSITISTAGWIPMIERFTDEGHPYRLAVSLTSAIPEKRVDVMPIEKRWPLPDLMAAVRRHAIARRTRAMLAYVVIRGFNTGYEDAVALKELVGDTPVKIDLIEVNDASGRYLPPDKEELERFRDHLQILGAPVVRRYSGGKSIEGACGMLAGGG from the coding sequence TTGAACGCCCTCCCTCTCGCGCCGCCGTCGCGGATCGTGCTCCAGGATCTCACCGAGGCAGGCGCCATCGAGTCTCTCGGCGCCCTCGGCGCGACGCCTTCCGAGGCCCGCAAGGTCTGGTCCGCCGCGGTGAAGCGCCGGCGTCTGATCGGCGAGATCCGCCAGACCGCCCAGGTGCGCCGCACGGTCTTCGACGCGGTGGAGGCCGCGTGCGCGACGCCGCGCCTCGAGGTGATCGCGCGCCGCACCGATCCCGCCGACGGCTTCACGAAGTACCTCTTCGGCCTCGAGGACGGGCAGCGCGTCGAGGCGGTGCGGATCCCGATCTTCGACACCCACTACGTGGTCTGCGTGAGCTCCCAGGTGGGCTGCGCGCTGGCGTGCGACTTCTGCGCGACGGGGCGCATGGGCTTCAAGCGCAACCTGCGGCCGTGGGAGATTGTGGAGCAGATCTTCACCATCCGTGAAGAGGCGGATCGCCCGGTGAAGGGCGTGGTCTTCATGGGGATGGGCGAGCCCTTCCTCAACTACCGCAACGTGATCGCGGCGGCGCAGATCCTCTCGGCGCCAGCAGGCGGCGCGATCGAGGGACGCTCGATCACGATCTCCACCGCGGGCTGGATCCCGATGATCGAGCGCTTCACAGACGAGGGGCATCCGTATCGCCTCGCGGTGAGCCTCACCTCGGCGATCCCCGAGAAGCGCGTCGACGTGATGCCGATCGAGAAGCGCTGGCCGCTCCCGGACCTGATGGCGGCGGTGCGGCGCCACGCAATCGCCCGTCGTACGCGAGCCATGCTCGCCTACGTGGTGATCCGCGGCTTCAACACCGGCTACGAGGACGCGGTGGCCCTCAAGGAGCTGGTGGGCGACACGCCGGTGAAGATCGATCTCATCGAGGTGAACGACGCTTCGGGCCGCTACCTCCCGCCGGACAAGGAGGAGCTCGAGCGCTTCCGCGATCACCTGCAGATCCTCGGCGCGCCGGTGGTGCGCCGCTACTCGGGCGGCAAGTCGATCGA
- a CDS encoding anti-sigma factor family protein, whose product MAKTSCRDCVDLLVDYLEGVLPEDREKALDEHFMACPPCLDFLDQYRASSSLCRKAIETDMPDALAAKLGEFLNKSCK is encoded by the coding sequence ATGGCCAAGACGAGCTGCAGGGATTGCGTCGATCTCCTGGTCGACTACCTCGAGGGTGTGCTTCCCGAGGATCGCGAGAAGGCCCTGGACGAGCACTTCATGGCCTGCCCGCCGTGCCTGGACTTCCTCGACCAGTACCGCGCGTCGTCCTCGCTCTGCCGGAAGGCCATCGAGACCGATATGCCCGACGCCCTCGCCGCCAAGCTCGGCGAGTTCCTGAACAAGAGCTGCAAGTAG
- a CDS encoding RNA polymerase sigma factor has protein sequence MSKPSANLAAQAPEVTDDALVTRFQDGQDRLAFDELVRRHRNRVYALALRMMKNEDEALEIVQDTFLQVFRKLPEFRGESLFGSWVHRIAANFALMKLRRKKLVDQFEAPLETETEDGMFSSDGRWEVYPTGMWGRRADDLALDAELREKLVAAVEKLPEAHRAVFMLRDFDGLSYNEIADALETSVPAVKSRLHRARLALREDLALYFEGREA, from the coding sequence ATGAGCAAGCCAAGCGCCAACCTCGCCGCCCAGGCCCCCGAGGTCACGGACGACGCGCTGGTGACCCGCTTCCAGGACGGGCAGGATCGGCTTGCGTTCGACGAGCTCGTGCGGCGCCACCGCAACCGCGTCTACGCCCTCGCGCTGCGGATGATGAAGAACGAGGACGAGGCGCTGGAGATCGTCCAGGACACCTTCCTCCAGGTCTTCCGCAAGCTCCCCGAGTTCCGCGGCGAGTCGCTCTTCGGCTCCTGGGTCCACCGGATCGCCGCGAACTTCGCGCTGATGAAGCTCCGCCGCAAGAAGCTGGTGGATCAGTTCGAGGCGCCCCTCGAGACCGAGACCGAGGACGGGATGTTCTCGAGCGACGGCCGCTGGGAGGTCTACCCGACCGGCATGTGGGGACGCCGCGCCGACGACCTCGCCCTCGACGCGGAGCTGCGCGAGAAGCTCGTGGCCGCGGTGGAGAAGCTGCCCGAGGCCCACCGCGCGGTCTTCATGCTCCGGGACTTCGACGGCCTGTCGTACAACGAGATCGCCGATGCCCTCGAGACCTCGGTCCCGGCGGTCAAGAGTCGGTTGCACCGCGCGCGGCTTGCGCTGCGCGAGGACCTCGCCCTCTACTTCGAGGGGAGGGAAGCGTGA
- a CDS encoding DNA-3-methyladenine glycosylase, producing MVLPLPRSFYDRPTVEVARDLLGCVLHRRIGGRHLSGRVVETEAYVGPEDLACHTSKGLTPRTEPMFGSPGHAYVYLIYGLHHCLNVVTEGPGSGTAVLIRALEPLSGLSPEARTDGPARLTRVFEVNRDFNRWDLTSGEELWIEAPDRPREPIEVGKRIGVEYAKEWADAPLRFWLSGNRWVSVVPRRPRGPVVEAPSLQRSAKDRPDRA from the coding sequence ATGGTCCTCCCTCTTCCCCGCTCGTTCTACGACCGGCCGACCGTCGAGGTCGCCAGGGACCTGCTCGGATGCGTGCTCCACCGCCGGATCGGTGGGCGGCACCTCTCCGGGCGGGTGGTCGAGACCGAGGCCTACGTCGGCCCGGAGGACCTCGCATGTCATACGTCGAAAGGCCTGACGCCGCGCACCGAGCCGATGTTCGGCAGCCCTGGCCACGCGTACGTCTACTTGATCTACGGGCTGCACCACTGCCTGAACGTGGTGACCGAGGGGCCCGGATCGGGGACGGCCGTGCTCATCCGGGCGCTCGAGCCGCTCTCGGGGCTCTCGCCGGAGGCGCGCACCGACGGCCCCGCGAGGTTGACCCGCGTGTTCGAGGTCAATCGGGACTTCAACCGATGGGATCTCACGAGCGGGGAGGAGCTGTGGATCGAAGCGCCCGACCGTCCTCGCGAGCCCATCGAGGTGGGGAAGCGGATCGGAGTGGAGTACGCGAAGGAGTGGGCGGACGCCCCCTTGCGGTTCTGGCTCTCGGGCAACCGCTGGGTCTCGGTTGTGCCTCGCCGGCCGCGGGGGCCCGTGGTAGAAGCGCCTTCCCTCCAGCGATCGGCAAAGGACCGGCCCGACCGAGCATGA
- a CDS encoding phosphatase PAP2 family protein produces MWSPRQAPRRWWFFRAGAPGHLEFDLIRHGLPLVACAVVWSGSHVFRKKIPAKTLFWSERDEHGVERVNRLDRTARERLLWKDPMRARFYSNLLANFLVPMGAAGLALSAGIRGGGGPMADVLAVNEAMVYAGMMSQATKLLIRRQRPFARYASSGLADPSAGIEHHIPDELTAAPDGPAARPSKDALRNQADDDDFSFFSGHTSTTAAFAFAVSQIATRRRVRTPLVFLLGIASGLTGYLRIASDRHYMSDVLVGAMVGAVVGTYAPRVLHPVPKEDRWGYGFLTDLGLLAS; encoded by the coding sequence GTGTGGTCTCCGCGACAAGCGCCCAGGCGCTGGTGGTTCTTCCGCGCTGGCGCTCCGGGCCACCTCGAGTTCGACCTGATCCGCCACGGGCTCCCGCTCGTGGCGTGCGCGGTGGTCTGGAGCGGCTCGCACGTCTTCCGAAAGAAGATCCCGGCGAAGACGCTCTTCTGGAGCGAGCGGGACGAGCACGGCGTCGAGCGCGTCAATCGCCTCGACCGCACGGCGAGGGAGCGCCTCCTCTGGAAGGATCCGATGCGCGCCCGCTTCTACTCGAACCTCCTCGCGAACTTCCTCGTGCCGATGGGTGCGGCGGGCCTCGCGCTCAGCGCAGGGATCCGCGGCGGCGGGGGGCCGATGGCCGACGTCCTCGCGGTCAACGAGGCGATGGTCTACGCGGGCATGATGAGCCAGGCGACCAAGCTCCTGATCCGCAGGCAGCGTCCCTTCGCCCGCTACGCTTCGTCCGGGCTGGCGGACCCTTCGGCGGGCATCGAGCATCACATCCCGGACGAGCTCACCGCTGCGCCAGATGGACCGGCGGCTCGCCCGTCTAAGGACGCGCTCCGGAACCAGGCCGACGACGACGACTTCTCGTTCTTCTCCGGCCACACGAGCACGACCGCGGCTTTCGCGTTCGCGGTCTCCCAGATCGCCACGCGCCGCCGCGTCCGCACGCCTCTCGTCTTCCTCCTGGGCATCGCCTCCGGCCTCACGGGCTACCTGCGGATCGCGTCCGATCGTCACTACATGAGCGACGTGTTGGTTGGCGCGATGGTCGGCGCCGTCGTTGGCACCTACGCGCCGAGGGTCCTGCATCCCGTCCCGAAGGAGGATCGCTGGGGCTACGGCTTCCTCACCGATCTCGGCCTCCTCGCGAGCTGA